The following proteins are co-located in the Pseudodesulfovibrio alkaliphilus genome:
- a CDS encoding methyl-accepting chemotaxis protein produces MSLGNLPFQAKLQIGVLSAVATAIIAMSAVTYFQVNDSLEVLGLTSMKASCESTVNMMKMQEDLLGEKVRGDLLFMEEAIEAAGAPRLDQDSPVSMTIINQFTRESEQVTIPAMRFGYRSVNNNFDVVDAVQRRVGGTATIFQVLPGKLLRISTNVLTLDGKRAVGTFIPDSSPVYKTIMTGKTYFGIAYVVNAWYQTAYKPFTDPAGRIIGVIYVGREILSPAFRDAAGAASVGGEGYGFIFNQSGQLIMHPTLEGKSLTDYPFWDKFKAATDGIVEYEFGGEVKQVYIRRFDPWGWSYGFSLTRAEMMHGVDTRILYWNIGVAAAAILGLAVIMTLIIRLVTRPLHALSAFTEEIARGNYNAAIEYPARDAIGDTIQAVRDMTAELKNKLGFSEGLLKGLTVPCVVMDLDEKITFINQQELDLFEKPGKPEEYIGQPFGKFVYGDASKKTSLHQCMRDDCNLLGQETSGTTPSGRRYDIVVDSAPLKDFDGRIIGGFTLIKDMTAIKEGERQTQAQHERLLAVAHEADAIAAQVSSAAEQLSAQVEQSTRGTEVQRERVAETATAMEQMNATVFEVAKNASSAAENADHAKEKSQEGAQLVGEVVAAINQIERRSEELKQSMTQLGGQADGIGAIMQVIEDIADQTNLLALNAAIEAARAGEAGRGFAVVADEVRKLAEKTMDATKQVGKAVEDIQAGARRNIAATEEAVTAVVESTNLARCTGQAMEEIQSLVEQSSDQVRNIATAAEEQSATSEEVNRATDEINVISSETSRAMHESREAIDSLAALAAQLNELIKRMQ; encoded by the coding sequence GTGTCTTTAGGGAACCTGCCATTTCAAGCCAAGCTGCAGATCGGGGTTCTTTCCGCCGTGGCCACGGCCATCATAGCCATGTCGGCCGTCACCTATTTCCAGGTCAACGATTCTCTGGAGGTGCTGGGGCTGACCTCCATGAAGGCGTCCTGCGAAAGCACCGTCAACATGATGAAAATGCAGGAGGACCTGCTCGGGGAAAAGGTCCGGGGCGACCTCCTGTTCATGGAGGAGGCCATCGAGGCGGCAGGAGCGCCGCGCCTGGATCAGGATTCGCCCGTATCCATGACCATCATCAACCAGTTCACCCGCGAGAGCGAGCAGGTGACCATCCCTGCCATGCGCTTCGGCTACCGGAGCGTCAACAACAACTTTGACGTGGTGGACGCGGTCCAGCGCCGGGTGGGCGGCACGGCCACCATCTTCCAGGTGCTGCCGGGCAAGCTCTTGCGCATCTCCACCAATGTCCTGACCCTGGACGGCAAGCGGGCGGTGGGCACCTTCATCCCCGACTCCAGCCCGGTCTACAAGACCATTATGACCGGCAAGACCTACTTCGGCATCGCCTATGTGGTCAACGCATGGTACCAGACCGCCTACAAGCCCTTCACCGACCCGGCGGGAAGGATCATCGGCGTCATCTACGTGGGCCGGGAAATCCTCTCTCCGGCCTTTCGCGACGCAGCGGGCGCGGCCAGTGTGGGCGGCGAGGGCTACGGCTTCATCTTCAATCAGTCCGGCCAGTTGATCATGCACCCCACCCTTGAGGGCAAGTCCCTGACCGACTATCCCTTCTGGGACAAGTTCAAGGCGGCCACGGACGGCATTGTCGAGTACGAGTTCGGCGGCGAAGTCAAGCAGGTCTATATAAGGCGCTTCGATCCCTGGGGCTGGAGCTACGGATTCTCCCTGACCCGGGCCGAGATGATGCACGGGGTGGATACGAGAATCCTTTACTGGAATATCGGCGTGGCCGCGGCGGCCATCCTGGGTCTGGCCGTGATCATGACCCTGATCATCCGGTTGGTCACGCGGCCGCTCCACGCCCTTTCGGCCTTCACCGAGGAGATAGCCCGGGGCAATTACAACGCGGCCATCGAATACCCGGCCAGGGACGCCATTGGCGACACCATCCAGGCCGTGCGCGACATGACCGCCGAGCTCAAGAACAAGCTCGGCTTCTCCGAGGGGCTGCTCAAGGGGCTGACCGTGCCCTGCGTGGTCATGGACCTCGATGAAAAGATCACCTTCATCAATCAGCAGGAGCTTGACCTCTTCGAGAAGCCGGGCAAGCCCGAGGAATACATCGGCCAGCCCTTTGGCAAGTTCGTGTATGGCGACGCCTCCAAGAAGACCAGCCTGCACCAGTGCATGCGCGACGACTGTAACCTCCTGGGCCAGGAAACCTCGGGCACCACCCCCTCGGGCCGCCGCTACGACATCGTGGTGGACAGCGCCCCGCTGAAGGACTTTGACGGCCGCATCATCGGCGGCTTCACCCTGATCAAGGACATGACCGCCATCAAGGAAGGCGAGCGCCAGACCCAGGCGCAGCACGAACGGCTCCTGGCCGTGGCCCACGAGGCGGACGCCATTGCGGCCCAGGTCTCGTCCGCGGCCGAACAGCTGTCGGCCCAGGTGGAGCAGTCCACTCGGGGTACCGAGGTGCAGCGGGAGCGCGTGGCCGAGACGGCCACGGCCATGGAACAGATGAACGCCACCGTGTTCGAGGTGGCCAAGAACGCCTCCAGCGCGGCCGAGAACGCGGACCACGCCAAGGAGAAGTCCCAGGAGGGGGCGCAGCTGGTGGGCGAGGTCGTGGCCGCCATCAACCAGATCGAGCGGCGGTCCGAGGAGCTCAAGCAAAGCATGACCCAGCTCGGCGGACAGGCCGACGGCATCGGGGCCATCATGCAGGTCATCGAGGATATTGCGGACCAGACCAATCTGCTGGCCCTCAACGCGGCCATTGAGGCGGCGCGGGCTGGCGAGGCGGGGCGGGGATTCGCCGTGGTGGCCGACGAGGTGCGCAAGCTGGCCGAGAAGACCATGGACGCGACCAAGCAGGTGGGCAAGGCCGTGGAGGATATTCAGGCCGGTGCCCGGCGCAACATCGCCGCCACAGAGGAGGCGGTCACGGCAGTGGTCGAGAGCACCAATCTTGCCCGGTGCACCGGACAGGCCATGGAAGAGATTCAGTCCCTGGTGGAGCAGTCGTCGGATCAGGTGCGCAACATCGCCACCGCAGCCGAGGAGCAGTCGGCAACCAGCGAGGAGGTCAACCGGGCCACGGACGAGATCAACGTCATTTCCTCGGAGACTTCCAGGGCCATGCACGAATCGCGGGAGGCCATCGATTCGCTGGCAGCCCTGGCCGCCCAGCTCAACGAACTCATCAAACGCATGCAGTGA
- a CDS encoding thermonuclease family protein: MLVRNPRVSGHVGRISTQTALAILVLALLCSCARAEAVRLVRVIDGDSLLVELAGRREEVRLIGIDAPEGRQEFGARSRGHVAELCRGQTLRLEFDTQRRDRYGRLLAYLFAGELMVNEELVRSGLALALPVRPNTAHAGRLARAEAEAREAGRGFWVQGGLKLTPAQWRKRHGR; the protein is encoded by the coding sequence ATGTTGGTGCGCAACCCCAGAGTGTCAGGCCATGTCGGCCGCATCTCCACGCAGACGGCCCTGGCGATCCTGGTCCTGGCGCTTCTTTGCTCCTGCGCCAGGGCCGAGGCGGTTCGGCTCGTCCGGGTCATCGACGGCGATTCGCTGCTGGTGGAGCTGGCCGGGCGCAGGGAGGAGGTCCGGCTCATCGGCATCGATGCGCCCGAGGGACGGCAGGAGTTCGGTGCCCGGTCTCGCGGCCATGTCGCGGAGCTGTGCCGCGGTCAAACGCTGCGCCTGGAATTCGACACGCAGCGGCGCGACCGCTACGGCCGCCTCCTGGCCTACCTCTTTGCCGGAGAGCTGATGGTCAACGAGGAGCTGGTCCGGTCCGGGCTGGCCCTGGCCCTGCCCGTGCGGCCCAACACGGCCCATGCGGGGCGGCTGGCCAGGGCCGAGGCCGAGGCGCGGGAGGCGGGCCGTGGATTCTGGGTCCAGGGCGGGCTCAAGCTGACCCCGGCCCAGTGGCGCAAGCGGCATGGTCGATGA
- a CDS encoding MBL fold metallo-hydrolase — protein sequence MKLTVLVDNATLTDSYYLAEPGLSLHIEDAGLRLLFDAGYSDVFLTNARRAGIDLLALDWVALSHGHLDHTWGLDALIRHRVESEHLLRGKERPRLLAHPRAFDSRSAAPLPEIGSLLVRDKLSRQFELVLSREPVRLSESLIWLGEIPRNNDFEHPAPLGLRPDADRDIPDTIPDDTALVHVAADGLTVITGCAHAGVCNTVEHARRVTGMDRVRNIIGGFHLLDAPAARLTATADYLAALHLDALYPCHCTDLAAKIALAARCPVREVGSGLVLTG from the coding sequence ATGAAACTGACCGTGCTGGTTGACAACGCCACCCTCACCGACAGCTACTATCTGGCCGAACCCGGCCTGTCCCTGCACATCGAGGACGCGGGATTGCGCCTGCTCTTTGACGCGGGCTACTCCGACGTGTTTCTGACCAACGCCCGCCGGGCCGGAATCGATCTGCTGGCCCTTGACTGGGTGGCCCTCTCCCACGGCCACCTGGACCACACATGGGGCCTCGACGCCCTCATCCGCCACCGGGTGGAGAGCGAACATCTCCTGCGCGGGAAAGAGCGGCCCCGGCTGCTGGCCCATCCCCGCGCCTTTGACTCCCGCAGCGCGGCACCGCTGCCCGAGATCGGCAGCCTGCTGGTCCGGGACAAGCTCTCGCGCCAGTTCGAGCTGGTCCTGTCCCGCGAGCCGGTCCGGCTCTCGGAATCCCTGATCTGGCTGGGCGAAATTCCCCGCAACAACGACTTCGAGCACCCTGCGCCCCTGGGCCTCCGCCCGGACGCGGACAGAGATATCCCGGATACGATCCCGGACGACACGGCCCTGGTCCATGTGGCCGCCGACGGCCTCACGGTCATCACCGGCTGCGCCCACGCGGGCGTGTGCAACACCGTGGAACATGCCCGTCGCGTCACCGGCATGGACCGGGTGCGCAACATCATCGGCGGCTTCCACCTGCTGGACGCCCCGGCCGCCCGGCTGACCGCCACGGCCGACTACCTGGCCGCCCTGCACCTCGACGCCCTCTACCCCTGCCACTGCACCGATCTGGCGGCCAAGATCGCCCTTGCCGCCCGCTGCCCCGTCCGCGAGGTGGGTTCGGGTTTGGTGCTGACGGGGTGA
- a CDS encoding phage capsid protein: MSMTITKAFVTEYAEMVHQSYQQRGSKMRNTVRLQSGVTGSTCVFQRVGRGAAGRKTRHGNVPLMNLDHAAVPCALSDWYAAEYVDKLDELKHKHDEKKVAAEAGAWALGRKVDELIIGRLGGAANVIEEGGTGLTKDKILRAFGTLNAADVADDGHRFAVVGPHQWNELLNIREFKSSDYAGEQYPWLTGTESRTWLGITWMFHTGLPLAEGARSCFIYHRNALGLAEGQEIKAFVDWVPEKAAHLVDHMLSAGACLIDPDGIIEIRCDDDAVIL, from the coding sequence ATGTCCATGACCATTACCAAAGCCTTTGTGACCGAGTACGCCGAGATGGTGCACCAGTCCTACCAGCAGCGCGGCTCCAAGATGCGCAACACGGTACGGTTGCAGTCCGGCGTGACCGGCTCCACCTGCGTGTTTCAGCGCGTGGGGCGCGGCGCGGCGGGCAGAAAGACGCGCCACGGCAACGTGCCGCTGATGAACCTCGACCACGCCGCGGTGCCGTGCGCCCTCTCGGACTGGTACGCGGCCGAGTACGTCGACAAGCTCGACGAGTTGAAGCACAAGCACGACGAAAAAAAGGTCGCTGCCGAGGCCGGGGCCTGGGCCCTGGGCCGCAAGGTGGACGAGCTGATCATCGGTCGGCTGGGCGGCGCGGCCAACGTCATCGAGGAGGGCGGCACCGGGCTGACCAAGGACAAGATCCTGCGCGCCTTCGGCACCCTTAACGCGGCCGACGTGGCTGACGACGGGCATCGCTTCGCCGTGGTCGGGCCGCACCAGTGGAACGAGCTGCTGAACATCCGGGAGTTCAAGTCCAGCGACTACGCCGGGGAGCAGTATCCCTGGCTGACCGGCACCGAGTCGCGCACCTGGCTGGGCATCACCTGGATGTTCCACACCGGACTGCCGCTGGCCGAGGGGGCCCGCAGCTGCTTCATCTACCACCGCAATGCCCTGGGGCTGGCCGAGGGCCAGGAGATCAAGGCGTTCGTGGACTGGGTGCCCGAGAAGGCCGCCCACTTGGTGGACCACATGCTCAGTGCCGGGGCCTGCCTCATCGACCCGGACGGCATCATCGAGATCCGCTGCGACGACGACGCGGTTATCCTCTAG
- a CDS encoding DUF1007 family protein yields MWSTVFPMRPLRALAARQPSAAAVLLVLSLFLGFPADRAAAHPHVYVDVSLVFAVDETGLTELRQRWLFDEMFTQAIMADLGLDGYGLATPAGQRVIREGAFNYLANYGYFTLIESAGRRIRPAVTAFRADLDSGRLIYEFTMPLALGFDEVRNFRAAVFDPEYYTDILLLRDDISFEIGGTAQVSHAIHPARDHTYWHFIVPEAVHLVLSGTPDSPLEPILVPQAAGPTGPVERLMAHVRAIQKELNIRLNGFATEIKDNPLGPALWTFLALSFVYGVVHAVGPGHGKTVVCSYFLSNPGSFLSGAIMGNAITFVHTASAAVAVGAAYLLFSSGMGGFQAASRALQPASYALLALMGLFLTAKTLFDLSRGGLVAETSCHIDHQALGDTGNIRRVLMVSFVTGLIPCPGAAVILAFSIGLNLFWAGLAAVVVMAAGMGLTTTLFAWAAVAARGLTLRMSGRNVRLFNIVYATLAICGAASIAVLGTAMFVSSI; encoded by the coding sequence ATGTGGTCCACCGTATTTCCGATGCGCCCTCTCCGGGCTCTGGCGGCCCGGCAGCCGAGCGCGGCCGCGGTGCTTCTCGTCCTCTCCCTTTTCCTGGGGTTCCCGGCCGACCGCGCAGCGGCGCACCCCCACGTCTATGTGGATGTTTCCCTCGTCTTTGCCGTGGACGAAACCGGCCTCACCGAGCTGCGCCAACGCTGGCTGTTCGACGAGATGTTCACCCAGGCCATCATGGCCGATCTCGGTCTCGACGGATACGGGCTGGCCACCCCGGCCGGACAGCGGGTCATCCGCGAGGGTGCCTTCAACTATCTCGCCAACTACGGCTACTTCACCCTGATCGAGTCCGCCGGCCGCCGCATCCGCCCCGCTGTCACCGCCTTCCGGGCTGATCTCGACAGCGGACGCCTGATCTACGAGTTCACCATGCCCCTGGCCCTGGGGTTTGACGAGGTCAGAAATTTCCGGGCCGCGGTCTTTGACCCCGAATACTACACCGACATCCTGCTGCTGCGTGACGACATATCCTTCGAGATCGGGGGCACGGCGCAGGTCAGCCATGCCATTCACCCGGCACGGGACCACACCTACTGGCATTTCATCGTGCCCGAGGCCGTCCATCTCGTCCTCTCCGGCACCCCGGACAGCCCCCTGGAGCCCATCCTCGTTCCGCAAGCGGCCGGTCCGACCGGCCCGGTGGAGCGGCTCATGGCCCATGTCCGCGCCATCCAGAAGGAACTCAACATCCGCCTCAACGGCTTTGCCACGGAGATCAAGGACAATCCCCTGGGCCCGGCCCTGTGGACCTTCCTGGCCCTTTCCTTTGTCTACGGCGTGGTCCACGCCGTGGGGCCGGGGCACGGCAAGACCGTGGTTTGCTCCTATTTTCTGAGCAATCCCGGTTCCTTTCTCTCGGGAGCGATCATGGGCAACGCCATCACCTTTGTGCACACGGCCTCGGCCGCCGTGGCCGTGGGCGCGGCCTATCTGCTCTTTTCCTCGGGCATGGGCGGTTTCCAGGCGGCCAGCCGCGCCCTGCAACCGGCCAGCTACGCCCTGCTCGCCCTCATGGGCCTCTTTCTCACCGCCAAGACCCTGTTCGATCTCTCCCGTGGCGGGCTCGTGGCCGAAACGTCCTGTCATATCGACCATCAGGCCCTGGGCGACACCGGCAACATCCGGCGCGTGCTCATGGTCTCCTTTGTCACCGGCCTTATCCCCTGTCCGGGGGCCGCAGTCATCCTCGCCTTTTCCATCGGCCTGAACCTCTTCTGGGCCGGGCTCGCCGCCGTGGTGGTCATGGCAGCGGGCATGGGCCTGACCACCACCCTCTTTGCCTGGGCCGCCGTGGCCGCCCGCGGGTTGACCCTGCGCATGTCCGGCAGGAACGTCAGGCTCTTCAACATTGTCTACGCCACCCTTGCCATCTGCGGAGCCGCCAGCATCGCCGTCCTCGGCACCGCCATGTTCGTCAGCAGCATTTGA
- a CDS encoding substrate-binding periplasmic protein yields MPKSVFISLARFSSGPIRRTGAALAAMLLVPALALLPGGITPVRADEARVLRLAVVDMAPYGFVHNGEPAGLGLELGELLAAGAGAGTTATLSSRRQILQALARGEADMAVLPGGPPPGRGAVNAGPLLQSQFAAIARSGTPLRSRHDLAGKTVAVVRDEPGDPLLSTRQGVALLPVPDLSRGLKLLLAGKVDAVAAERLALLHAVDALHLPARALGSPLPLSPVRVDLLLSPTLSPALLQRLDQARQVLTEREDFRATAARYGL; encoded by the coding sequence ATGCCGAAATCCGTTTTCATTTCCCTGGCCCGATTCTCTTCCGGCCCGATCAGGCGCACTGGCGCTGCGCTGGCCGCAATGCTGCTGGTCCCGGCACTGGCCCTGCTGCCGGGCGGGATCACCCCTGTCCGGGCCGACGAAGCCCGAGTCCTGCGTCTGGCCGTGGTGGACATGGCGCCCTACGGCTTTGTCCACAATGGCGAACCGGCCGGCCTGGGGCTTGAGCTGGGCGAGCTCCTGGCGGCCGGGGCCGGGGCCGGGACAACGGCCACACTTTCCTCGCGGCGCCAAATCCTGCAAGCCCTGGCGCGTGGCGAGGCGGACATGGCCGTGCTGCCGGGCGGCCCCCCGCCCGGAAGAGGCGCAGTCAACGCAGGCCCCCTGCTCCAGTCGCAGTTCGCGGCCATTGCCCGCAGCGGCACCCCGCTCCGCTCCCGGCACGACCTTGCGGGCAAGACCGTGGCCGTGGTCCGCGACGAACCGGGCGATCCCCTGCTCTCCACCCGCCAAGGCGTGGCCCTGCTGCCCGTGCCCGACCTGTCACGCGGGCTCAAGCTGCTTCTGGCCGGAAAGGTGGATGCCGTGGCCGCAGAGCGGCTGGCCCTGCTTCACGCAGTAGACGCCCTCCATCTTCCGGCACGGGCACTGGGCTCCCCTCTGCCCCTCTCCCCGGTGCGCGTCGATCTGCTGCTCTCGCCGACCCTGAGCCCGGCCCTCCTCCAGCGGCTGGATCAAGCCCGACAGGTCCTGACCGAACGCGAGGACTTCCGGGCCACTGCGGCCCGCTACGGCCTATGA
- a CDS encoding sensor histidine kinase, which produces MSHDPSSTKRPLLSSRSISRDLTASLVCIVLLVATAMAGYAYWQQFEAMWRKAGDKGEDTITSVAEILAVPIWNLDYDNARLIGSVYTHDDMVQAIRIYGSRNEVVFAHEKFSGVPPDFSKVRSIVFEGRTIGRAEIDFTLAREQQQLEEQMIVSTLIILVAISVILAITGLLLRVFLNKPLHVLQQGIARVAKGDFSYEFGEVRHTELIEIATRFRHMSAEIEARERKLQAMNKTLQEAEEKYRGIFENSIEGIFQATPDGVLRRANPAMARIFGYESLDEFLSNVRSLGSRTMVNPDRMQDFYKQVRERGEIKRFEAEYYRRDGKTIWGSLNARAIYADSGEIVFIDGILEDITDRKKAEQDLADLNRHLEQLVRERTEDLVNKARELEEANQRLRELDEMKSAFLSSVSHELRTPLTSILGFAKLLHKEFTRNYLPLTSDPALVKRGQRIQNNLLIISHEGERLTRLINDVLDLNKIESGSMGWRDVRLNMGEVVETAVQSVTGLFAQNSRVRLIAEVDPALPVVIADPDRMQQVLINLLNNAAKFTDDGSVTVRAFPRFGQVRVEVADTGPGIHLDDQSRIFEKFHQSKTAAIGDQPNGTGLGLTICREIVEHYGGRIWVESEVGKGSTFVFTLPAAA; this is translated from the coding sequence ATGAGCCACGACCCATCCTCGACCAAGCGCCCCCTCCTGTCCAGCAGGTCCATCTCGCGTGACCTCACGGCCAGCTTGGTCTGTATCGTCCTGCTGGTGGCCACGGCCATGGCCGGCTACGCCTACTGGCAGCAGTTCGAAGCCATGTGGCGCAAGGCCGGGGACAAGGGCGAGGACACAATCACCAGCGTGGCGGAAATCCTGGCCGTGCCCATCTGGAACCTGGATTACGACAACGCCCGGCTCATCGGCTCTGTCTACACCCACGACGACATGGTCCAGGCCATCCGCATCTACGGCTCGCGCAACGAAGTGGTCTTTGCCCACGAGAAGTTCTCGGGTGTGCCCCCGGACTTCAGCAAGGTCCGCTCCATCGTCTTCGAAGGCCGGACCATCGGCCGCGCCGAGATAGATTTCACCCTGGCCCGCGAACAGCAGCAGCTCGAAGAGCAGATGATCGTCTCCACCCTGATCATCCTGGTGGCCATCTCGGTGATCCTGGCCATCACCGGCCTTTTGCTGCGCGTCTTCCTCAACAAGCCGCTGCATGTGCTCCAGCAGGGCATCGCCCGGGTGGCCAAGGGCGATTTTTCTTATGAATTCGGAGAGGTTCGCCACACCGAGCTGATCGAGATCGCCACCCGGTTCCGGCACATGTCTGCCGAGATCGAGGCGCGGGAGCGAAAGCTCCAGGCCATGAACAAAACCCTCCAGGAGGCCGAGGAGAAGTACCGGGGCATCTTCGAGAACTCCATCGAGGGCATCTTCCAGGCCACGCCGGACGGCGTGTTGCGCCGGGCCAACCCGGCCATGGCCCGCATCTTCGGCTACGAATCCCTGGATGAATTCCTCTCCAATGTCCGCTCCCTGGGGTCGCGCACCATGGTCAACCCGGACCGGATGCAGGATTTCTACAAACAGGTGCGCGAGCGCGGCGAGATCAAGCGTTTCGAGGCAGAATACTACCGCCGTGACGGCAAGACCATCTGGGGCTCCCTCAACGCACGGGCCATCTACGCCGACAGCGGAGAGATCGTGTTCATCGATGGCATCCTCGAGGACATTACGGACCGCAAGAAGGCCGAGCAGGATCTGGCCGACCTCAACCGCCACCTGGAGCAGCTGGTGCGCGAGCGCACCGAGGACCTTGTCAACAAGGCCCGCGAACTGGAAGAGGCCAACCAGCGGCTGCGCGAGCTCGACGAGATGAAATCCGCCTTTCTCTCCTCTGTCTCCCACGAGCTGCGCACGCCGCTGACCTCCATCCTCGGCTTTGCCAAGCTGCTGCACAAGGAATTCACCCGCAACTACCTGCCCCTGACCAGCGACCCCGCCCTGGTCAAGCGCGGCCAGCGCATCCAGAACAATCTGCTGATCATCAGCCACGAGGGCGAGCGGCTCACCCGGCTGATCAACGACGTGCTCGACCTGAACAAGATCGAGTCAGGCAGCATGGGCTGGCGCGATGTGCGGCTGAACATGGGCGAGGTGGTGGAAACAGCCGTGCAGTCCGTCACGGGCCTCTTCGCCCAGAATTCGCGGGTCCGGCTCATTGCCGAGGTGGACCCGGCCCTGCCCGTGGTCATCGCCGACCCGGACCGCATGCAGCAGGTGCTCATCAACCTGCTCAACAACGCGGCCAAGTTCACGGACGACGGCAGCGTCACGGTACGCGCCTTTCCCCGCTTCGGTCAGGTGCGGGTGGAAGTGGCCGACACCGGCCCCGGCATCCACCTCGACGACCAATCGCGCATCTTCGAAAAATTTCACCAGAGCAAGACCGCCGCTATCGGCGACCAGCCCAATGGCACGGGCCTTGGCCTGACCATCTGCCGCGAGATCGTCGAGCACTACGGCGGCCGCATCTGGGTCGAATCCGAAGTGGGCAAGGGCTCGACCTTTGTCTTCACCCTCCCCGCCGCCGCCTGA
- a CDS encoding excisionase family DNA-binding protein, whose translation MTNWLTLEETAKYLKVGKSILYDLAHKGRVPAHKLAENGDLTWRNWIYG comes from the coding sequence ATGACGAACTGGCTAACATTGGAAGAAACCGCCAAATATCTCAAGGTCGGCAAATCCATCCTTTACGACCTTGCCCACAAGGGGCGAGTCCCGGCTCACAAACTCGCCGAGAATGGAGATTTGACGTGGAGGAACTGGATATATGGCTGA
- a CDS encoding DNA cytosine methyltransferase: MAEVVQSPTNGGSKINMTAFTTTLTKNRLPAPTPGMISSRNHLIEPSYQGTGITTDLRNRATVISLFSGCGGLDLGFVGGFDFLGTHYEKTQLDIVWANEINAAACRTYRKNIGNHLIEGDVWDALPTVPGNADAVIGGFPCQDISVNGKGAGVDGKRSGLYRAMVEVVDRVRPKIFVAENVKGLIMRHNETSLRRILKDFAEKGYTVSHRLYQAADYGVPQTRERVFIVGTRSDVPEFIHPEPVCTTHISAKEAIGDLEHLERTEEFNHIWSRASKSAEQGNRKLIAERPGYTIRAECHGNIQFHYSLPRRISMREAARFQSFPDNYLFDAKLRETERQVGNAVPPVLAWHIAKAVELVLDGCQP; the protein is encoded by the coding sequence ATGGCTGAAGTCGTACAAAGTCCGACAAACGGTGGAAGCAAAATAAACATGACCGCTTTTACGACAACACTGACCAAGAACCGGCTGCCCGCCCCCACGCCTGGCATGATCTCGTCCCGGAACCATCTGATCGAACCAAGCTACCAGGGCACGGGGATTACAACGGATTTGCGCAACCGAGCGACCGTCATCTCGTTGTTTTCGGGATGCGGCGGATTGGACTTGGGCTTTGTTGGGGGTTTTGATTTCCTCGGAACACACTACGAAAAAACACAACTCGACATTGTTTGGGCTAATGAGATAAACGCTGCGGCCTGCAGGACCTATCGGAAAAACATCGGCAATCATCTTATTGAAGGAGACGTTTGGGATGCACTCCCCACCGTCCCAGGAAATGCGGATGCCGTGATAGGCGGCTTCCCTTGCCAAGACATCTCTGTCAATGGAAAAGGGGCTGGCGTGGATGGGAAGCGTAGCGGTTTGTACCGCGCCATGGTGGAGGTAGTCGACCGCGTTCGTCCCAAAATTTTTGTGGCAGAAAACGTCAAGGGCCTGATCATGAGGCACAACGAGACCTCACTGAGACGAATTTTAAAAGACTTCGCTGAAAAGGGCTATACGGTAAGCCACCGGCTTTATCAGGCTGCGGACTATGGAGTGCCACAAACGCGAGAGCGGGTATTCATCGTAGGAACAAGGTCAGATGTTCCGGAATTCATCCATCCGGAACCTGTTTGCACCACCCACATCTCGGCCAAGGAGGCAATAGGCGACTTGGAACATCTGGAACGTACTGAAGAATTCAACCATATTTGGAGCCGTGCAAGCAAAAGTGCCGAGCAAGGAAACAGGAAGCTGATAGCCGAAAGACCTGGATACACTATCCGTGCGGAATGCCATGGGAATATCCAATTCCATTACTCCCTTCCACGGCGAATATCCATGCGGGAAGCAGCACGCTTTCAATCGTTTCCTGACAATTACCTTTTCGACGCCAAGCTACGGGAAACAGAGAGACAAGTTGGCAACGCTGTCCCGCCGGTCTTAGCCTGGCACATTGCCAAGGCTGTTGAGCTTGTCCTTGATGGCTGCCAACCATGA